The following are from one region of the Hydrogenimonas sp. SS33 genome:
- a CDS encoding DUF72 domain-containing protein: MKVRIGTSGFYYEHWRGVFYPEDLPKSHFFEYYMTRFDTVELNSTFYHLPRLKTTEHWAQMSPDDFLFSLKAYRGITHYRKLKEVSDELYRYLHLVKPLKPKLGTILFQLPPSLHRDDVLLNDFLAILPRGYRYTVEFRHDSWLDDAVYDLLRSAGVALCINDFGKREMEPVITADFGYLRFHGPTGRYGGSYEDATLKMWADRLAGLSDRAKLFFVYFNNDVGGYAVQNALRFKELVDGI, translated from the coding sequence ATGAAAGTTCGCATCGGGACGTCGGGCTTCTACTATGAACACTGGCGCGGGGTTTTCTACCCCGAAGACCTGCCCAAATCGCACTTCTTCGAGTACTATATGACCCGTTTCGATACGGTGGAGCTCAACAGCACCTTCTACCATCTGCCGCGCCTCAAAACCACGGAGCACTGGGCCCAAATGTCGCCGGATGATTTTCTCTTCTCCCTCAAAGCCTACCGGGGCATCACCCATTACCGCAAACTCAAAGAGGTTTCCGACGAGCTCTACCGCTACCTCCACCTGGTCAAACCGCTCAAACCCAAACTGGGGACCATCCTCTTCCAGCTTCCCCCGTCGCTCCACCGGGACGACGTGCTGCTGAACGACTTTCTGGCCATCCTTCCCAGGGGGTACCGGTATACCGTGGAGTTCCGTCATGACAGTTGGCTTGACGATGCCGTCTACGACCTTTTGCGCAGTGCAGGCGTGGCGCTCTGCATCAACGATTTCGGCAAGCGGGAGATGGAGCCGGTCATCACGGCCGATTTCGGATATCTCCGTTTTCACGGCCCGACGGGGCGCTACGGCGGAAGCTACGAAGATGCGACCCTGAAGATGTGGGCCGACCGACTCGCGGGGTTATCGGATAGGGCGAAACTCTTTTTCGTCTACTTCAACAACGATGTGGGCGGGTATGCCGTCCAAAACGCCCTGCGCTTCAAAGAGCTGGTCGATGGGATATAA
- a CDS encoding DUF2018 family protein encodes MFFEDEEDIFTGGSPKAKFFDIVYNANRNLVEDEIDKLVMRLCIVESMLEEQMGEEAVERAVKEKSLLPSKELEGCMFDKYIELTANILTRNE; translated from the coding sequence ATGTTTTTTGAAGACGAAGAGGATATCTTTACGGGCGGTTCGCCCAAGGCCAAATTTTTCGATATCGTCTACAACGCCAATCGCAACCTGGTGGAAGACGAGATCGACAAACTGGTCATGCGGCTCTGCATCGTCGAGTCGATGCTTGAAGAGCAGATGGGAGAGGAGGCGGTCGAACGGGCCGTCAAAGAGAAGTCGCTGCTTCCTTCCAAGGAGCTGGAAGGGTGCATGTTCGACAAATATATCGAATTGACGGCGAACATTCTGACCCGGAATGAGTAG
- a CDS encoding adenosylmethionine--8-amino-7-oxononanoate transaminase, which translates to MDNRELAERDLAHVWHPCTQMKDHESLPLIPVKRAEGVWLEDFEGNRYIDGISSWWVNLFGHANPTITEALCRQASTLEHVLLAGFTHEPAVRLAERLSALVPGHLNRLFFADNGSSAVEVALKMSYHAHLNAGESKPLFLSLTNSYHGETIGALSVGDVELYKKTYEPILIRSVQTPVPADRSEAAAREASERLETILKVHASRISAMIVEPLVQCAGSMHMYHPLYLKLAKSLCERYNVHFIADEIAVGFGRTGTMFACEQAGIAPDFICLSKGLTGGFMPLAVVMTHEEIYRRFYCDYLEYKAFLHSHSYSGNPLGCACANAVLDIFERDDVLESNREKAGWMAELTEPFKALPNVREVRQTGMIAAVELQGYRPEERINLKIFDYCLRRGVFIRPLGPVLYFMPPYIIEREEMEKLIQTAYEAVRSLS; encoded by the coding sequence ATGGACAACCGGGAGTTGGCAGAGCGGGACCTGGCGCATGTCTGGCACCCCTGCACCCAGATGAAAGACCATGAGTCGCTGCCGCTCATTCCCGTCAAAAGAGCGGAGGGTGTCTGGCTCGAAGATTTCGAGGGGAACCGTTACATCGACGGCATCAGCAGCTGGTGGGTCAACCTCTTCGGCCACGCCAACCCGACCATCACCGAAGCGCTCTGCCGCCAGGCTTCGACGCTGGAGCATGTCCTTCTGGCCGGTTTCACCCACGAACCGGCGGTGCGCCTGGCCGAGCGTCTGAGCGCACTGGTTCCTGGCCATCTGAACCGCCTCTTCTTTGCCGACAACGGTTCGAGCGCGGTGGAGGTGGCGCTGAAGATGAGCTACCATGCCCATCTCAACGCGGGCGAGAGCAAACCCCTCTTCCTCTCTCTGACCAACAGCTACCACGGTGAGACGATCGGCGCCCTCTCGGTGGGGGATGTGGAGCTCTACAAAAAGACCTACGAACCTATCCTCATCCGTTCCGTACAGACGCCGGTGCCGGCCGACCGGAGCGAAGCGGCGGCCCGGGAGGCGTCCGAAAGGCTGGAGACGATTTTGAAAGTGCATGCGAGCCGCATCTCCGCCATGATCGTCGAGCCCCTGGTCCAGTGTGCGGGCTCGATGCATATGTACCACCCTCTCTACCTGAAGCTGGCGAAATCGCTCTGCGAACGCTACAACGTCCACTTCATCGCCGACGAGATCGCCGTCGGTTTCGGCCGTACGGGGACGATGTTCGCCTGCGAGCAGGCAGGCATCGCGCCCGATTTCATCTGCCTCTCCAAAGGGTTGACGGGCGGTTTCATGCCCCTGGCCGTCGTCATGACCCACGAGGAGATCTACCGACGCTTCTACTGCGACTATCTGGAGTACAAAGCCTTTCTCCACTCCCACAGCTACTCGGGCAATCCCCTTGGTTGCGCCTGCGCCAATGCGGTGCTCGATATTTTCGAAAGGGACGACGTTCTGGAGAGTAACCGGGAGAAAGCGGGCTGGATGGCCGAACTGACGGAGCCCTTCAAGGCCCTCCCCAATGTCAGGGAGGTGCGCCAGACGGGGATGATCGCCGCGGTGGAGCTGCAGGGCTACCGGCCCGAAGAGCGCATCAACCTGAAGATTTTCGACTACTGCCTCCGGCGGGGTGTTTTCATCCGCCCCCTCGGGCCGGTTCTCTACTTCATGCCCCCCTATATCATCGAACGGGAAGAGATGGAGAAACTGATCCAGACGGCCTATGAGGCGGTCAGGAGCCTTTCATGA
- a CDS encoding peptidylprolyl isomerase, producing the protein MITWMQKHRKYLVVTIWISTIAFVGAGFVGWGTYQYGKKSKNVAMVGDVPVTVAEYQSAYSNIYRQYNQAMGGRLDEATAKKLGLRKQVLQSLVYQALIKNFALEHGIIVSDEEVQRAIVSIPAFRKEGHFDKATYLAVLQNMRMKPKTFEANIKSELLIKKTLSLLDPDAVPLEVEAFGAAVFMADKLKYKVFTADQVEVRVDEAALKKFWEAHKNDYMTPTRFKLAILWIAPAGAAPSDKEIEAYYKEHRTDFTNADGEILPLEKVRDKVAEAVRLKHAKKRAQLAYIDLKKGKKSPDETKLFDEGDATFGADVWQAINEAAPGTVLKPKIVGGRYAVIKVVEEELPKPETFQEAYARVKADYVNAKRKEMLMKLAQKASQNLTDGKETDFVTRDSVDSLPPLTKQEAAAFLQRLFASEKRKGAILLDNKAVSFNILEQKLLDKSKLTQHEAFVKENARKTKANLLQSNLIARLQQKYPIQIFLKETE; encoded by the coding sequence ATGATCACCTGGATGCAGAAACATCGTAAATATCTTGTCGTCACCATCTGGATCAGCACCATCGCGTTCGTCGGTGCCGGATTCGTCGGATGGGGCACCTACCAGTACGGCAAAAAGAGCAAAAACGTGGCGATGGTCGGCGACGTGCCCGTCACCGTCGCCGAATATCAGAGCGCCTACAGCAACATCTACCGGCAGTACAACCAGGCGATGGGCGGACGCCTCGACGAAGCGACCGCCAAAAAGCTCGGGCTGAGAAAGCAGGTTCTCCAGTCCCTGGTCTACCAGGCGCTCATCAAAAACTTCGCCCTGGAGCACGGCATCATCGTCAGTGACGAAGAGGTGCAGCGGGCCATCGTCTCCATCCCCGCTTTCCGGAAAGAGGGCCACTTCGACAAAGCGACCTATCTTGCGGTGTTGCAGAATATGCGCATGAAGCCCAAAACCTTCGAAGCCAACATCAAAAGCGAACTGCTCATCAAAAAGACCCTCTCCCTGCTCGACCCCGACGCGGTGCCGCTGGAGGTCGAAGCTTTCGGTGCCGCCGTCTTCATGGCCGACAAACTTAAGTACAAGGTCTTCACCGCCGACCAGGTGGAGGTCCGGGTGGACGAAGCGGCTCTGAAAAAGTTTTGGGAAGCCCACAAGAACGACTACATGACCCCCACCCGCTTCAAACTGGCGATTCTCTGGATCGCGCCCGCCGGCGCCGCCCCTTCCGACAAGGAGATCGAAGCCTACTACAAAGAGCACCGCACCGACTTCACCAACGCCGACGGAGAGATTCTTCCCCTGGAGAAGGTGCGCGACAAGGTGGCCGAGGCGGTCCGCCTGAAACACGCCAAAAAGCGTGCGCAGCTCGCCTACATCGACCTGAAGAAGGGAAAAAAGAGCCCCGACGAGACGAAACTCTTCGACGAAGGTGACGCCACATTCGGGGCCGATGTCTGGCAGGCGATCAACGAGGCGGCTCCCGGAACGGTCCTCAAACCCAAAATCGTGGGCGGCCGCTACGCCGTTATCAAGGTGGTCGAAGAGGAGCTTCCCAAGCCGGAAACCTTCCAGGAAGCCTACGCCCGCGTCAAGGCCGACTATGTCAACGCCAAACGTAAAGAGATGTTGATGAAACTGGCCCAGAAGGCGAGTCAAAACCTGACGGACGGCAAAGAGACGGACTTCGTGACACGGGACAGCGTTGACAGCCTGCCGCCCCTGACGAAGCAGGAAGCGGCCGCCTTTCTGCAGCGCCTCTTCGCCTCCGAGAAACGCAAAGGGGCGATACTGCTTGACAACAAGGCTGTCAGTTTCAACATTCTGGAACAGAAGTTGCTTGACAAATCGAAACTGACGCAGCATGAAGCCTTTGTCAAAGAGAATGCCCGCAAAACGAAAGCCAACTTGCTTCAAAGCAATCTCATCGCCAGGCTGCAGCAGAAGTATCCGATCCAAATCTTTCTAAAGGAAACCGAGTGA
- the ftsA gene encoding cell division protein FtsA: protein MSRPLLAIDIGSSKISVVIAEEKNDGIHIIGSGVAKSQGVRKGTITNIEQTTRSIRQALGDAKRIAGTIPSRAIISISGAYTRSINSSGIVNVPQQEIGIKEINRVMQTALYNANIPNEYEVLHVLPYNFKVDEQEFIEDPYGMNASRLEVDTHIITTQKSNLSNLKKAVKSAGIEIENVVLAGYASAISVLNDDEKELGVCVIDMGGATCELVVHSGNSIRFNTFLAVGSNHITNDLSMALHTPLSVAEKIKLEYGSLRAPSNDLIEIPVIGDDNENHEISLEIVYNVIQARVQETLMILAKELQKSNLRDQIGAGIVLTGGMTKLDGIRELAMAIFDNMPVRIAKPRPVEGDFEALNDPAFATAIGLLEYGAGGYTQYEIDSNRKMIHKKEPITAGEGELPTVHPHADREEKKEQPLTPPDAKQTLADRVAEENKETFGQKIKKMWHWMTQIF, encoded by the coding sequence GTGAGCCGACCCCTTCTCGCCATCGACATCGGATCGAGCAAGATCAGCGTCGTCATCGCGGAAGAGAAAAACGACGGCATCCATATTATCGGTTCCGGCGTCGCCAAATCCCAGGGCGTGCGCAAGGGAACCATTACCAATATAGAACAGACCACCCGTTCCATCCGTCAGGCCCTCGGAGACGCCAAGCGGATTGCGGGCACCATCCCGAGCCGTGCCATCATCTCCATCTCTGGCGCCTACACCCGCTCCATCAACAGCTCCGGCATCGTCAACGTGCCCCAGCAGGAGATCGGGATCAAAGAGATCAACCGGGTGATGCAGACGGCACTCTACAACGCCAACATCCCCAACGAATATGAGGTCCTCCATGTCCTCCCCTACAACTTCAAGGTGGACGAGCAGGAGTTCATCGAAGACCCCTACGGGATGAACGCGAGCCGCCTGGAGGTGGACACCCATATCATCACGACCCAGAAATCCAACCTGAGCAACCTGAAAAAGGCGGTCAAGTCGGCCGGCATCGAAATCGAGAATGTGGTACTCGCCGGATACGCTTCCGCCATCTCCGTCCTGAACGACGACGAAAAGGAGTTGGGAGTCTGCGTCATCGACATGGGCGGGGCGACCTGCGAGCTGGTGGTCCACTCGGGCAATTCGATCCGCTTCAACACTTTTCTCGCGGTCGGGTCCAACCATATTACCAACGACCTCTCGATGGCGTTGCACACGCCTCTGAGCGTGGCTGAGAAGATCAAGCTCGAATACGGTTCCCTCAGGGCTCCTTCCAACGATCTGATCGAGATTCCCGTCATCGGAGATGACAACGAAAACCACGAAATCTCCCTGGAGATCGTCTACAACGTCATCCAGGCACGGGTGCAGGAGACCCTGATGATCCTGGCCAAAGAGCTGCAGAAAAGCAACCTGCGGGACCAGATCGGTGCGGGTATCGTCCTGACCGGCGGCATGACCAAGCTCGACGGCATCCGCGAACTGGCGATGGCGATTTTCGACAATATGCCGGTGCGCATCGCCAAGCCGCGTCCGGTGGAGGGGGATTTCGAAGCCCTCAACGACCCGGCTTTCGCCACGGCAATCGGGCTTCTGGAGTACGGCGCTGGCGGATACACCCAGTACGAAATCGACTCCAACAGGAAAATGATCCACAAAAAAGAACCCATCACCGCCGGCGAGGGGGAGCTTCCCACGGTTCATCCCCACGCCGACCGGGAGGAGAAAAAGGAGCAGCCGCTCACCCCTCCCGATGCGAAGCAGACCCTCGCGGACCGGGTGGCAGAAGAGAACAAAGAGACGTTCGGACAAAAAATCAAAAAAATGTGGCACTGGATGACACAGATATTCTAG
- a CDS encoding polyprenyl synthetase family protein: MLEAVERQMRHYVAELNNDIIMQLFEKLPKGKRLRAKLVLKVAGARREAVELAAIIEMIHAASLLHDDVIDDARTRRGVASMNATEGSKQAIMMGDILYSKGFEALTGFSPKIASAVARAVTQLSIGELMDVRLGERFNPDLDAYRQMIYQKTAALIEATAAAAALLAGRDEKIYAIYGRNLGIAFQIIDDILDITQTSEQLGKPAMHDFEEGKTTLPYIYLYEALDEKGREKLVSLHGKPLDEEEKGWIVTQMEESGALRKAYLYARELGEEAVALMEGEGEEALAQIVTAMIEREY; encoded by the coding sequence ATGCTCGAAGCCGTGGAACGACAGATGCGGCACTATGTCGCCGAGCTGAACAACGACATCATCATGCAGCTTTTCGAAAAACTTCCCAAAGGCAAACGCCTGCGGGCGAAGCTGGTTTTGAAAGTGGCCGGGGCACGCCGGGAAGCGGTGGAGCTGGCGGCGATCATCGAGATGATCCACGCCGCGAGCCTGCTTCACGACGATGTCATCGACGATGCCCGGACACGCCGGGGCGTGGCGTCGATGAACGCCACGGAGGGAAGCAAACAGGCGATCATGATGGGGGATATCCTCTACTCCAAAGGCTTCGAGGCGTTGACGGGTTTTTCGCCCAAAATCGCCTCCGCCGTGGCCCGGGCCGTTACGCAGCTGAGCATCGGGGAGCTGATGGATGTACGCCTGGGAGAGCGTTTCAACCCGGATCTGGATGCCTACAGGCAGATGATCTACCAAAAGACCGCCGCCCTCATCGAAGCGACGGCGGCGGCTGCGGCGCTGCTGGCGGGGCGGGACGAGAAAATCTACGCCATCTACGGCCGCAACCTGGGGATCGCCTTTCAGATCATCGACGATATTCTCGATATTACCCAGACTTCCGAGCAGCTGGGCAAACCGGCGATGCACGACTTCGAGGAGGGGAAAACGACGCTGCCCTACATCTACCTCTACGAAGCGCTGGACGAAAAGGGGAGGGAAAAACTGGTCTCGCTGCACGGCAAACCCCTCGATGAAGAGGAGAAAGGGTGGATCGTCACCCAGATGGAGGAGTCGGGCGCGCTGCGTAAAGCCTACCTCTACGCCAGGGAGCTGGGGGAAGAGGCGGTCGCCCTGATGGAAGGGGAGGGTGAAGAGGCCCTCGCCCAGATCGTGACGGCGATGATCGAGAGGGAGTATTGA
- the rsmH gene encoding 16S rRNA (cytosine(1402)-N(4))-methyltransferase RsmH, translating to MNETTPHIPVLLEQVLACFEAMPPEGTFVDCTLGYGGHSEAILKKFAGIRLIGIDQDPEAIAFSTKRLAPFGERFEAKRGRFSDLLPEILRQRDDICGILADFGVSSLQLDKKERGFSFLSETLDMRMNPEAALSARDVVNGYSQAELERIFKEYAEERHYKKAARAVVEARGRKPIESGRELSQILGRVLPKRGRTNPATALFQAIRIEVNDELGEITRLLDTLEAHPPVNAVVGLITFHSLEDRLVKQRFKRWSTSCICPPEVMRCTCGNNHALGKPLGKKPRIADAEELKHNPRSRSAKLRCFRFGE from the coding sequence ATGAACGAAACGACACCCCATATTCCTGTCCTGCTGGAGCAGGTCCTCGCATGTTTCGAAGCGATGCCGCCCGAGGGGACTTTTGTTGACTGCACCCTGGGATACGGCGGCCACAGTGAAGCGATTCTGAAGAAGTTCGCCGGCATCCGCCTCATCGGGATCGACCAGGATCCGGAGGCGATCGCCTTTTCCACGAAGCGCCTGGCGCCGTTTGGGGAGCGTTTCGAAGCGAAGCGGGGGCGTTTTTCCGACCTGCTGCCTGAAATTTTGCGGCAGCGGGACGATATATGCGGCATACTAGCCGATTTCGGCGTCTCCTCTTTGCAGCTCGACAAAAAGGAGCGGGGGTTCAGTTTCCTCTCCGAGACGCTGGACATGCGGATGAACCCCGAAGCCGCACTGAGCGCCCGTGACGTGGTCAACGGCTATTCCCAGGCCGAACTGGAACGCATTTTCAAAGAGTATGCGGAGGAGAGGCACTACAAAAAAGCGGCCAGGGCCGTGGTGGAGGCCAGGGGGAGAAAACCCATCGAAAGCGGCAGGGAGCTTTCACAGATCCTGGGGCGGGTGCTTCCCAAGCGGGGCCGGACCAACCCCGCCACGGCCCTCTTTCAGGCCATACGGATCGAAGTCAACGACGAGCTGGGAGAGATCACCCGCCTGCTCGACACGCTGGAAGCCCATCCGCCGGTAAATGCGGTGGTCGGGCTCATCACCTTCCACTCCCTGGAGGACCGGCTGGTCAAGCAGCGCTTCAAAAGGTGGAGCACCTCCTGCATCTGCCCGCCGGAGGTGATGCGCTGCACCTGCGGCAATAACCACGCCCTGGGAAAACCCCTTGGGAAAAAACCCAGAATCGCCGATGCCGAGGAGTTGAAACACAATCCCCGCAGCCGCAGTGCGAAACTGCGCTGCTTCAGGTTCGGTGAGTAA